In one Neobacillus sp. WH10 genomic region, the following are encoded:
- a CDS encoding iron-containing alcohol dehydrogenase, translated as MLKTFTFNLPTRIEFGNGQIKNLGGYVRELNGTKIMILTDKGIRASGIVNKVTDILEQKEINYIIYDNIKPNPRDQDCMEAYFLAQKEHVDVLIGLGGGSSMDTAKAVGVLLTHGGNISDWYGLNILIQPITPLICIPTTAGTGSEITFFSVITDTSTKLKMNILDYRVAPKIALLDPELTLTLPPAITASTGMDALTHAIEAYTCNLSEPITDALALYAIDVIIKNLSEAVNNGGNLEARRNMLAGSLIAGIAFGNSDVGGVHCMAEALGGLYDTPHGVANSMLLPYVFEYNIPSNVEKHAMVAKLLGVLPIGKTNEEIANEGVIKLRELANEVGIPKMKDLQNIKVEDFNYLAEGATQNVSASSNPRITTKEDYFELFIKAYEGK; from the coding sequence ATGCTGAAAACGTTTACATTTAATCTTCCTACTAGAATTGAATTTGGTAATGGACAGATTAAAAACCTAGGAGGATATGTAAGAGAATTAAATGGAACCAAAATAATGATTCTAACTGACAAGGGAATAAGAGCATCTGGAATTGTTAACAAAGTAACCGATATATTAGAACAAAAGGAAATAAACTATATTATTTATGATAACATCAAACCGAATCCCAGGGATCAAGACTGTATGGAGGCATACTTCTTAGCACAAAAAGAACATGTTGATGTTCTAATCGGACTTGGGGGCGGAAGTTCGATGGATACCGCTAAAGCTGTTGGGGTGCTTCTGACCCATGGAGGAAATATTAGCGACTGGTACGGTCTCAATATTCTTATTCAGCCAATAACTCCATTAATTTGTATTCCTACCACCGCTGGTACAGGTAGTGAAATTACATTCTTCTCTGTTATTACAGATACTTCCACTAAATTAAAAATGAATATTCTTGACTACCGAGTTGCTCCAAAAATTGCTCTTCTCGACCCTGAGCTTACCTTAACATTACCTCCGGCTATAACGGCATCTACCGGAATGGACGCCTTAACACATGCGATTGAAGCATATACATGCAATCTATCAGAACCCATTACGGATGCGTTAGCATTGTATGCAATTGATGTAATAATAAAGAATTTGTCAGAAGCAGTTAATAATGGAGGAAACCTTGAAGCAAGAAGGAATATGCTTGCAGGCAGTTTAATTGCTGGAATTGCCTTTGGTAATTCAGATGTAGGTGGAGTACATTGCATGGCTGAGGCGTTGGGAGGTTTATACGATACTCCTCATGGGGTGGCAAACTCAATGTTATTACCTTATGTCTTCGAATACAATATTCCTTCAAATGTTGAAAAACATGCAATGGTTGCGAAACTCTTAGGAGTATTGCCTATAGGTAAGACAAATGAGGAAATTGCAAATGAAGGTGTAATAAAATTGCGGGAACTGGCAAATGAAGTAGGTATCCCTAAAATGAAAGATTTACAAAATATTAAGGTTGAAGATTTTAATTACTTGGCAGAAGGAGCAACTCAGAATGTTTCTGCTTCTAGTAACCCAAGAATTACTACTAAAGAAGATTACTTTGAATTGTTCATAAAAGCATATGAAGGAAAATAA
- a CDS encoding APC family permease has protein sequence MGDVKLKRTLGFWAAYSASVGLVVSGTAMVVLGNGYGVSGPAFSIIALIALFVILSVALSYSEMAAMIPGAGMVGEYTLPALGKLPAIFAVLAGYIVLVGTDGGTNMIVGGQSFETLTGIPWYIAVTVILLFLATINLLGVSVFGKVQTILAISMMLLLGVIGLMGLLGIGTQDQLAQSPAFSPISWKAQAGTLGIAIWLFIGMEFVAPLAEEIKNPGRNIPIAMLFGCFTIWLVDLLFGLGVTKYIKLDELAQSTIPHVDGAAAMLGETGLVIMGIVSIIAAITTCDTYLAAVPRMLYGLSKEGLLPKAFSYLHPKTRTPWVGIFTVIGLTLIVLIFAFINNANIDFVTTMISVACGTWLMSYIITQVDVLVLRKKYPNAHRPFKTPLYPLPQIIGLIACVYMIYTLYVDMTVVKISVVVIAAIIILGIAYLKATGQKLFTPVPLETVFEGIQKRSEFDYALTVEKDQTDDGMNKSV, from the coding sequence ATGGGAGACGTAAAACTTAAGAGAACACTTGGTTTTTGGGCAGCTTATTCAGCCTCAGTTGGTCTAGTAGTATCCGGAACAGCGATGGTAGTTCTTGGGAATGGTTATGGTGTAAGCGGCCCTGCTTTTAGTATAATAGCGCTTATTGCATTATTTGTAATCTTAAGTGTTGCTCTTTCCTATTCAGAAATGGCTGCAATGATTCCTGGGGCAGGTATGGTTGGAGAGTATACCCTTCCTGCGTTAGGTAAGCTCCCTGCCATATTTGCTGTTTTAGCAGGGTATATTGTCCTTGTTGGAACTGACGGCGGCACAAATATGATTGTTGGAGGACAATCATTTGAGACACTCACTGGTATCCCTTGGTATATCGCAGTAACTGTAATTCTATTATTTTTAGCAACAATTAATCTGTTAGGAGTATCAGTCTTTGGAAAGGTTCAAACCATTCTTGCCATAAGTATGATGCTACTTCTCGGGGTAATTGGCCTTATGGGATTATTAGGTATAGGAACACAAGATCAATTAGCACAATCTCCTGCCTTTTCGCCAATTTCTTGGAAAGCGCAGGCAGGTACTTTAGGAATAGCAATCTGGCTGTTTATTGGAATGGAATTTGTAGCACCACTTGCAGAAGAAATAAAAAATCCGGGAAGAAATATACCGATTGCGATGCTGTTTGGTTGTTTCACAATTTGGCTAGTCGATTTACTTTTTGGATTAGGTGTCACCAAATATATAAAGCTTGATGAACTTGCTCAATCTACGATTCCACATGTGGATGGTGCAGCTGCGATGTTGGGGGAAACCGGTTTAGTAATAATGGGGATAGTTTCTATCATTGCAGCGATTACCACCTGTGATACGTATCTTGCAGCTGTGCCGCGGATGCTTTATGGATTATCAAAGGAAGGCCTTCTCCCTAAAGCTTTCTCTTATCTTCATCCCAAAACACGAACACCATGGGTTGGTATTTTCACTGTTATTGGTTTGACACTTATCGTTTTAATATTTGCATTTATTAATAATGCAAATATAGATTTTGTTACCACAATGATTTCAGTGGCATGTGGTACATGGTTAATGTCCTATATTATTACACAAGTAGATGTTTTGGTTTTACGAAAAAAATATCCAAATGCTCATCGTCCGTTTAAAACTCCTTTGTATCCATTGCCTCAAATCATTGGACTTATTGCATGTGTTTATATGATCTATACACTATATGTAGATATGACAGTTGTGAAAATTTCAGTAGTTGTCATTGCCGCTATCATTATTTTAGGTATAGCCTACTTAAAAGCTACTGGTCAGAAGCTTTTTACACCGGTTCCACTAGAAACCGTTTTTGAAGGTATCCAAAAAAGAAGTGAATTTGATTATGCTCTCACTGTAGAAAAAGATCAAACAGATGATGGTATGAACAAATCAGTCTAG